The following is a genomic window from Podarcis raffonei isolate rPodRaf1 chromosome 5, rPodRaf1.pri, whole genome shotgun sequence.
CTGTCCGTTTTCACCACTGACCACCTGAATTATTTCCCTGACTCCATTTACTTCCTCCTAGCCTTTATTAATTGCTCTGACAATCAACTTCACAGCCCGCTgcgtaaaacaaaacaaaacacacaacaaaagcACACGACCCAAATACCAGGTTAACAACACTGAGCTATACTTTAGGGCTGTCCTAAAGTACTTCAGCAAAATGGGTATAACGACACTAGGTTACTTTGTAGCGCTGGCGAGACCCCTCAATTTCTTAGGCACCCTCCTGTCCCCTGCAATATGGCAGAAACATGGAGGATTTTATGCGCATTGGTATTAACAGAATgaagaaaatcacatttttttggGTATGAAATAAGACCCAAGTTAGAAACATTATGAGCTCCCGTCTTGGCTGTTACCTTGGCTGACACGCTTTTATTATGAATAAATTTATCGGTAAACAATACTACCCCAATCAAAGCTAAACCAAAACTCCAGACCCCCGAATTGTTTTCCTGTGGGGCAGCaatctttttttttctccccaccaGCGAAGACCAGCAGAAAAGGTTTTATAAAAGACCAAGAGTCTCGCCTTCTGTTTGTTTCATTGGCTAGCTCTGCTTTTCGAGATCTCGGTCCCTGATACAACTTAATTCTTCAAGCACCGAGAGCAGAGCAGGGCAGGCAGGGAGGCAAGTTTCTCACGCAACAAATGAGAATGGCTACTAGAAACTTTCTCTTTTAAATGAAAAGTGGGAATCTGGAGTAttagggtgggggaaggagagacgGCCCCCTCCCGGGTGCGGACACCAATGCCCACCATCAGGATCACGAATAATGTAAAAGTGGCTAAGTAGACGCGCCTCGCTTTTGAACGACACATTTCTGACCCCTACTAGGGCAGAACCGCAGATCCACGCATGTTTGCAGAGCTGTAGTCTGAGGAACTTATGGGGAGAGGGGTAGGGTGAGCAAACTAGAACCGAGAGACTTCGGTTGTGCGGGTGGCGAAATGTGCCCAAGACTGGACGGCTGGCAAAGGAATGTCTCCTCCTTTTCCGTTTTTGACGGGCTGCGCCTGGCGCTGTTGTCCTGGGCGCCGGCCACCCCGGGCCCAGAAGGGGCTGTATGTGTGCTTTGCGCTTGGAGGGGTGGGGGCGAGGACGGCCGCAGGAGCCCGCCCGGCTCACTCTCTTTCGCTTGTGTGTGCAGAGCCCGGCGAGCTGTACCGGAGCGAGGAGGCCGAGCTGGATCCGAGCAAGCGGAGGAGCCCCTGCGCGGGCAGCGAAGCCcccgacgaggaggaggacgaggaggaagaggacgaggaggaagaggagctgtgcAGCGAGGAGAGCAGCAGCCACAGCGAGGGGGGCGCCCTCGAGGCGGGAGGCGGCGGCAGCCTAGCCGCGGACGACCTCGGGGCTCACCCGCCGCCCCCGccgcctcagcagcccggaggcGCCTCCGGAGGGCAGCCGCCGCAGCCTCAGGCCCAGGCGCAGGGCCAGCAAGCAGCGTCGGCGGCGTCCGCGCCGTCGGGCAAAGCCAAGCGCAAGCGCCCGGGCTCGGATTCCAAGTCGGGCAAGCCCCGCCGGGCGCGGACAGCCTTCACGTACGAGCAGTTGGTGGCTTTGGAAAACAAGTTCAAGGCCACACGGTACCTGTCGGTGTGCGAGCGACTCAACTTGGCGCTGTCCCTCAGCCTCACCGAGACGCAGGTCAAGATCTGGTTCCAGAACCGGCGCACCAAGTGGAAGAAGCAGAACCCCGGCGCAGACACCAGCGCCCCgacgggcggcggcggcggcgtgggGGGCGGCGGTGGGGGGCTGCCCGGCGCGCTCAGCCCCCTCAGCCATTCGCCCCCCATGGGCGGCCACGGCCTGGCCATGCACGGCCCGCCGGGCGCCTACGGCAGCCACCCGGCCAGCGGGCTGGTGTGCGCAGCCCAACTGCCTTTCCTGCCCAGCCCCGCCGTCCTCTCGCCCTTCGTGCTGGGCTCGCAAACCTACGGCGCGCCCGCCTTCTACACGCCGCACCTCTGAGGGACCGACGGGGCCCCCGCCGCTGCCACCAGCCCTTGCGGAGCAGGAGACTTGCGCGGGGCCGGCCTCCTACGGTCCCCGCGTCCACCCGACGGAGCGAAGAGGATAGGTACCCTGGCGCCTGGTCCACGGACGATTCTCGCCTGCGGGCACCCGTCACGTTGCTCTGAGCTGCGGGACAAACTGAACAGAGGCCGAAGGAGGCCGCCTCTCCATGTAAATAATGCGCGCTGCCCCTTCTTTGCCCGGGTCCCCTTTATCCACCGCCCCCTGTCCAAGATGCCTCTGCCCCGCAGACTCTCATGGGGAAACGGGGCGCGGCGTCCCTTCCAGGCGCCGTCGAAGAAATGAGGCGCTCTCCGCCCACGGGACCCCGCGCTTTTACGCACTTCAGCGtcgctgtttttaaaaaaggacgaGGAACTGGGAGGAGGgagtttaaaaatggaaaaccgaGGGGGCTGTCTTACCGGAAATGCGTTTAAAAAAAAAACGAGGGAGAAAGAGACAAGCTTTTTTGTAACATCAGTCAACTATGTATATTTCTGGATGTTATAAAAATTTTAACTTTATAATTTGTGTATAAAGTGCGCAGGAAACATTGATCCAAAAGGTATAGAAAGCACTTTGCTGGAAATCTAAATCAATAAAGAATTGATTTAGTCGAATATGTTCTGCCTGAGCGactgtttttaacctttttttaaaaaaaagaaagaaaaagagaaaaaacactgCAGTCATCGCCAGAGTTAGTTGGCGTTGACAGAAGAAGCAAATAATCTAGGTCACTcacgatccagccaaagttaagcagttCTTAGTCCCCCGCCCCTTGTGATTTCCGGAAGATTTCAAGGCGCGCGCTCCGCTATCCCGTTGCAACCGTGCAGGCCGCTTAACCGTACATGGATCCGGCTGCCTTTAATGTTTCTAGTTTTCAAATAAGCCCAAAGCCACCGAGAAGGCTGCCGCGTCTTCCCCCAACACCTCCAGCGTTTCTGGTTTGGAGAGAAACATATTCCGCATGTAGACTTTTTTCTGTGTGGACGTTATTTCCCCTCGTTTATTCCCCGGCCCCTCTCCAATAATTCGTGTGTGCGTGTAAAGGTTCTTCTCTTGGTAGTTTCCAAAGACAGCGAATATAATGTGTTGGGATTAAATAAGTGTAATAAACCGGTCgtggttgtattttttaaaatgtaccaaTACTGCCATTATTTGTGTACATAAAATATGTAATCAGTTTCTTAGCCAATATTTGGTTTCCCCCTCTTTAAAACTTGCTGCGTTTCGGGAGCTTTTTCATTTCCCATTCCGACCCCCCACCacgccaaaaacaaaaacagaaaaactccGCTTTCCCTCTCAGTAGCCGGTGTAATTTAGAAGTCAAACGAGATGATGCATATTATCAATAATAATGATTTGTCATTTAAGCTATTTATTAAAAGCCAGAAATATTTGGCTTATCTTCCGCAGCTCTGTGGCGCGTCGGGAGGCGCGCAGGACGGAGTTCAACCCAGGTCAGTAGGTTTTGCAGCCAGGCCGAGGGGGGCACTTTGCATTCCCTTCCCGATCCCCACAGTTTGGCAACGTTAGCCTTTGGACTTGCGAGGTGCGGATGTTTTTAgattgcaatggggggggggacttctctCGCGGGCTGCATTCCTGCGCCCTCCAGCTGCCAGCGCGTTTTCGACGGCGCGCAAGATTCCTGCTGGCGAGGCGCAAAGCCCCGCCGCGTTTTGCAGGGGGCCGGCTGGGCAGCGTTAGCCCTGCTGGCCCCGGGGCCGGAGGGGGCGGGCGAGGGGTCCCCGCTGGCTCCTGGCGTTCAGGTGACAGGGCCTTCCTTTGGGGACGGACGGTCCTTCCTCGGCGCGCGGTGACAGAATTAAACGACTTCTTTCTAATCCCATTAGCTCCTTCCTCTCGTTTGCTTCCTCCGCTGAGCATTTTTGACAGCCTCTTGCTGCCACCGCTGACACTTGAGGAGCGAGGAAGTTATAATTTCTGACAGAGAAATTACAGCTTCGCGCAGACGGCCTCGACGGCTGGGAATGGAAAGGGagcgagagggagaagaaggaggggCGCGCAGCTGGCTGGGTCTGCGCTGGGCGCGCTCGGCCGCCAGAGGGAGCAGGAGGAGCGCGTGACGGGGCTAGGGGACGAAGGAAGGCAAAGAATTCCGCTAATAAAACGCAGAATTCTGCTACTGACATATGCAGACACGGCTGGCTAGGCAACAAAAAACTATATACAAAGTTGCATCGTCCCCAGGCCGGTCAGCGTGGCCATTGGTTAGGGAGGATGGCAACAGGACTGTATAATGGGAGGAGGAATTCCACCAAGTGCTATGTCGTCAGCGCTGGGTGGGAACTGTGACTTTACGTTGCCCAAAGCAACCCAAGGTAAAGATAAagagaccctgaccattaggtccagtcgtggccaactcgggggttgcggcgctcatctcgctttattggccgaaggagccggcgtacagcttctgggtcatgtggccagcaaaccagagcagcgcccggaaacgccgtttaccttcccgccagagtggtacctatttatctacttgcactttgacatgttttcgaactgctaggttggcaggagcagggaccgagcaacaagagttcaccccgttgcggggattcaaaccgccgatcttctgatcagcaagtcctaggctctgtagtttaacccacagcgccacccgcgtttacGTTGCCCAAAACgacctacaaacaaacaaacaaacgcatCAATGCATCGAAACCAAGCGGGGCATGCcttgaaattttattatttattgaatttcttagccgctttatcttgcccaaggcaataacaacaacaacaacaacaacaacaacaacaacaaccctccctCTTGCACTGTTCTGGGGTTCTCCCGCTCCCCTGCAGccaatttttggggggggcttggggaaggagaggggggcaCTGCTGCCCCAGCAGGACCGGTTGAGCAGCTGACAGGACTCCTTAGCCGAATCCCACCTTTTGcgtggctactcagaagtaagcccccctGAGTTCAAGTGTGTGCACACGCGCATTTGTATCCTCAGCAACTCCTAGGCCCAAACTGActgccccccttctctctccgcCCACCCCCAACCCATGAGCACAAAAACACATTTCAGCAGAGCCAGTACTTTCCCCTGTAGCAGCTCTGAGAGCCAAGGCAGAAAAGAGTGGCTGGTAAATGTTCTTCATCTGCTCATAATAGCAGCACccaaatgtgtttatttattatgttCCTATGCCACCCTTCCCAGGTCCCACAGAAGAAAGAGCTTTAGAGGGATAGATTTGGGCTGGGTTCTTATGATTTGACTTGCTGCACAGTGTCCCCATCTGCTGCTTGGTCTGGGGAAAGGATTCTACCGGGAATTTAAACCTCCTTTCTGGTGTTACCTTAGCTGTGGGCAAGCGCCTGCAACGCCAAGGGGATCCCTGCCAGGCTACCACCTCCAATCCTAGATCTGCAGTGGCTCTTTTCCTACAAAGGCTCAGATCTCATCAAGATtagagggttttgttgttgttgtttgttttttgcagtaaTGCTACTTATTGGTTGCTCCTGAGCCACATGGTGAATTCATCACCCTGTAGTTACTCAGCTGCTTCTGGTCTTTTATTTTAGAATTTTCCTCATTTTATTATCCCCCTGCACTATTTTGGTTACTCTTGTGACAGATTTCCATGTGAACCAACTACTATTCACTATTGTTGGGGATGGTGCCTTTCCACCACAGAACCTGTTTGCCACTTTCCTCTCACCTGTATTGAACCTTCGACCTCGGATAGGGGAAATGGAATCCTTAGGAAGGAAGAGCTACCTTCTTTTATATTCCCCAAAACTGACAGAaccatatttattttatattatttattttaatactcGTTCTCAatacacactttccccaaaacctTCACTTTTCACTGCAGGGGAGATAAAAGTTTGTGATTATCCTACATTTCCCTGCACCTTttgcagaagtgtgtgtgtgtgtgtgtgtgtgtgtgttttctcaatGGACCTTTGCAATGCTGTGCAACAGTTATCCGCAGCCACACACCCCTAATAGAAAACATTGCCAGTGCCACAGAAGATGTAGCTGATGAGTGCCCATCAAAGTGCAACTgtaaagtgtgggaatgttcagggaggcaggagaggatatattgtttaattatattcttcccaacttgtgttaacaagttctataatttagcagagtaacattcccctttttaaacttctaCAGTGGATAACGTCTTtgccaggcttgtttaagcctctaaaataagtttcctggtaattcccctttattctgtctttaaaagattagacacggcacagtcttgtataaaagagtttactcacacacattctgttcacaggtggatcccagaaggcagacttaggttacaaaatatatacacctggaatctatcccataaggagatagttcctttgtcctctcttggctggaagcctcTCAGACTAAGAAAATGTTGCTTCTTcgaggaatggagtcagagagagagttTGCTGCATCCCCTGTGTTCTTTTGTTGCCTGCataggtgaggtcacgcccacttctggtcacatgcagaggaggaaacaggaagttccgactggctggtccagacaccccTTTTTACtgtatgtccactctaggaatgttgcatttgactgctctgtgtttcacatcccacataacGTACCCTTTCAGCTGTACATCTTAACTTGGTAATCTTAGTGTGTTCAGGGTGTTGGTGACTTGTGAGAATCAGATGATACTTCACCACACCTCAACCGGTGTGAT
Proteins encoded in this region:
- the NKX1-1 gene encoding NK1 transcription factor-related protein 1 is translated as MDGPAEQRLTPSSDLPPVYSCPVSRDRQGSENANNTAGPEGAGGALPVVHRTTSFSVLDILDPNKFNSKSRRHCAVLYKAAAGGEYTLVGEEKLDEAGVDAKALADDFQAARRKSAADLRKPGELYRSEEAELDPSKRRSPCAGSEAPDEEEDEEEEDEEEEELCSEESSSHSEGGALEAGGGGSLAADDLGAHPPPPPPQQPGGASGGQPPQPQAQAQGQQAASAASAPSGKAKRKRPGSDSKSGKPRRARTAFTYEQLVALENKFKATRYLSVCERLNLALSLSLTETQVKIWFQNRRTKWKKQNPGADTSAPTGGGGGVGGGGGGLPGALSPLSHSPPMGGHGLAMHGPPGAYGSHPASGLVCAAQLPFLPSPAVLSPFVLGSQTYGAPAFYTPHL